The following DNA comes from Actinomycetota bacterium.
GAGCTCGAAGAACGCGACGACCGATCCGGCGTGAGGCCTCACGCCGGATCGGCTTGCTTGCTCACGGTGACGGGCGTGACGGCGGCGACCAGCCCCAGCAGCCGGTGCCCGCGGTACGCCTTCGCGGTCAGGTAACGGCGGTTCGCCGGCGACAGGTGCAGGCCGGTGGGCAGCCAGCCGTCGACGCCGACGCCGGCGGCGCGCAGCTGGGCCACCTTGTCCGGGTTGTTGGTGAGCAGCTCGACCCGGTCGACCCCGAGCCCGAGCAGCATCTGCGCGGCGACGTCGTACCGGCGCTCGTCACCGCCGAACCCGAGGGCCTCGTTGGCCTCGAACGTGTCGAGGCCCCGGTCCTGCAGGGCGTAGGCGTCGATCTTGTTGTACAACCCGATCCCCCGGCCCTCCTGGCGCAGGTAGACCAGGTAGCCGCCCGCCTCGTGGAGCCGGTCGACGGCCTCGGCCAGCTGCGGCCCGCAGTCGCAGCGCTGACTGCCCAGCACGTCCCCGGTCAGGCACTCGCTGTGCACCCGGACCAGGGGCGCCCGGTCCAGCGGCCCGCGGGACCGGGGTGCCAGCGGGTCGCGAGCGCGGTCACCCAGCGCGACCACGACGTGCTCCTGCCCGTCGGCGAGCCCGTCGAAGGTGATGATGCTGCCCTCGACGACCTCTCCCCCGGCCAGCCGGACGGGCATCCGGACCTGGCGGCGGACGGTGGCGGGGACGACGGCGGGTGACATCTCGGACGGCATGGGGCGGCTCCTCACGAGGCCTCGGCCGCGGCGAAGGCGTAGCGCAGCAGCACCACGTCGC
Coding sequences within:
- the ribA gene encoding GTP cyclohydrolase II, with protein sequence MPSEMSPAVVPATVRRQVRMPVRLAGGEVVEGSIITFDGLADGQEHVVVALGDRARDPLAPRSRGPLDRAPLVRVHSECLTGDVLGSQRCDCGPQLAEAVDRLHEAGGYLVYLRQEGRGIGLYNKIDAYALQDRGLDTFEANEALGFGGDERRYDVAAQMLLGLGVDRVELLTNNPDKVAQLRAAGVGVDGWLPTGLHLSPANRRYLTAKAYRGHRLLGLVAAVTPVTVSKQADPA